One Sphingobacteriales bacterium DNA segment encodes these proteins:
- a CDS encoding S9 family peptidase, translated as MHPTPPKAKIQPYTHSQHNKQRIDNYFWLRERDSPDVLAYLQAENDYTKAVFEPYVALQNTIFEEIKGRIPPNEENPPFFKEGYWYYSKYVEGGEYPIYCRKKQNLEMPEEVTLDVNALSKIYTKYCAVIGASDSPDKSLLKFALDSVGRNNFTIRIKDLKTGDLLPDALEMASPGSVWGNDSKSIFYCKRNPETLREYQVWKHILGTPQTEDALIYEEKDETFSLHLHKTSSKKFLVIYCVSTTSSENLFYALDEPNAQVQSLLPRQANHEYVADHTEEGLFYIHTNKKVENFHLMICPDQAMGNFDAWEDFYYPPTSTYLESFDVFSDFIVLQTRANASTQIEIIDKKGSYNHAITFNDSVYMVQNAGHAMYHTDNIRIIYTSLTTQITYYDYYPAAKELKMIKQTEIPGGHNPSNYKSERIWVSANDGAAIPVSLVYHKDTPVNNGTAPLLQYGYGSYGISMDAYFSPSRLSLLDRGFVFAIAHIRGGQELGRAWYEAGRQKHKRNTFTDFIACSKHLITHGYAHPEKLFAMGGSAGGLLMGAIANMAPNLYKGIIAQVPFLDVVTTMFDDTLPLTTGEYDEWGNPNIPDDFDYILSYSPYDNVEAKNYPAIFVLTGYHDSQVQYWEPAKWVAKLRAAKTDQNLILLYTDMEAGHGGASGRYKPLAEIAKIYTFLLMQLNYK; from the coding sequence AACCTTATACTCATTCGCAACACAATAAACAACGCATTGACAACTATTTTTGGTTGCGCGAACGCGACTCGCCCGACGTTTTGGCGTATTTACAGGCCGAAAACGACTATACAAAGGCAGTTTTTGAGCCGTACGTAGCGCTACAAAATACCATTTTTGAAGAAATTAAGGGGCGCATCCCCCCAAATGAAGAAAACCCACCCTTTTTTAAAGAAGGATATTGGTATTATAGCAAATACGTTGAAGGGGGCGAATACCCAATTTATTGCCGCAAAAAACAAAATCTCGAAATGCCCGAAGAGGTAACTTTAGATGTAAATGCGCTAAGCAAAATTTATACTAAATATTGTGCTGTAATTGGTGCAAGCGACAGTCCTGATAAAAGTTTACTGAAATTTGCCTTGGATAGTGTTGGCCGAAACAATTTTACTATCCGGATAAAGGATTTAAAAACAGGCGATTTACTTCCGGATGCTTTAGAAATGGCATCGCCCGGATCTGTTTGGGGCAACGACTCGAAGAGCATTTTCTATTGTAAAAGAAATCCGGAAACACTAAGGGAATATCAGGTTTGGAAACATATATTGGGCACGCCTCAAACCGAAGATGCACTTATTTACGAAGAAAAAGATGAAACATTTAGTCTTCACTTGCACAAAACTTCCTCAAAAAAATTCTTGGTTATTTATTGTGTCTCAACCACATCGAGCGAAAATTTATTTTATGCCTTAGACGAGCCTAATGCCCAAGTGCAAAGCTTGCTGCCGCGCCAGGCCAACCACGAATATGTAGCCGACCACACCGAAGAAGGACTTTTTTACATTCATACCAATAAAAAAGTAGAAAATTTTCATTTGATGATTTGCCCCGACCAAGCGATGGGCAATTTTGATGCATGGGAAGATTTTTATTACCCCCCAACCAGCACCTATTTAGAAAGCTTTGACGTTTTTAGCGATTTTATAGTGCTTCAAACAAGGGCAAACGCCTCTACCCAAATTGAAATTATTGACAAAAAGGGCAGTTACAACCATGCTATTACTTTTAACGATAGTGTTTACATGGTTCAAAATGCAGGGCACGCCATGTACCACACCGATAATATACGAATTATTTATACTTCATTAACAACGCAAATAACTTATTACGACTATTACCCGGCTGCTAAGGAGCTAAAGATGATCAAACAAACAGAAATTCCGGGGGGGCATAATCCAAGCAATTATAAATCAGAGCGTATTTGGGTAAGTGCTAACGATGGTGCGGCAATTCCGGTTTCCTTAGTTTATCACAAAGATACACCGGTAAATAATGGCACTGCACCCTTGCTGCAATATGGTTACGGCTCGTATGGAATTTCTATGGATGCTTATTTTTCGCCAAGCCGGCTAAGTTTGCTCGACAGGGGCTTTGTGTTTGCCATTGCCCACATTAGAGGCGGGCAAGAATTGGGTAGGGCTTGGTACGAAGCGGGGCGGCAAAAACACAAACGCAATACTTTTACCGATTTTATTGCCTGCTCAAAACATTTAATAACGCATGGCTACGCACATCCGGAAAAACTTTTTGCCATGGGCGGCAGCGCAGGTGGTTTGCTAATGGGCGCAATCGCAAACATGGCTCCTAATTTATACAAAGGTATTATTGCACAAGTTCCTTTTTTAGATGTGGTAACAACCATGTTTGACGATACATTGCCTTTAACAACCGGCGAATACGATGAATGGGGCAACCCAAATATTCCGGATGATTTTGACTATATTCTCAGCTATTCACCTTACGACAATGTTGAAGCTAAAAACTATCCGGCAATATTTGTTTTAACAGGCTACCACGACTCGCAAGTACAATATTGGGAGCCAGCAAAATGGGTAGCCAAACTCAGGGCTGCAAAAACCGACCAAAATTTAATTTTGTTGTACACCGACATGGAGGCCGGACACGGCGGCGCATCGGGGCGCTACAAACCGTTAGCTGAGATTGCCAAAATTTACACCTTTTTATTGATGCAACTTAACTATAAATAA
- a CDS encoding DMT family transporter: protein MEKAISLKYWAMLILLALIWGSSFIFIKRGLVAFSFYEVACLRMFFTFLFVCPIFLQGRWVRKITARDWALALVVALTGSGIPAFLYPLAQTHISSAAAGIFNALTPLFTYVVGLLAFGVLFYSNKLIGVLLGFAGAAGLMAFGQGLTPATDNRYGIFAILATVCYAISANTINRYCSHIPAPRLTAMAFASLVPVSGGYLLGFSNVAHRIMYEPAASTSAFYLLLLALFGTALGSIFYFKLNQETTPLFASTTTYIMPITSTLWGWSDGEPIDWAYLPCCLLILLGVYLAAKK, encoded by the coding sequence ATGGAAAAAGCTATTAGCTTGAAATATTGGGCTATGTTAATTTTGCTGGCTCTTATTTGGGGTAGCTCGTTTATTTTTATTAAACGCGGCTTGGTTGCCTTTTCGTTTTACGAGGTGGCTTGCCTTCGCATGTTTTTTACTTTTTTATTTGTTTGCCCTATATTTTTACAAGGCCGCTGGGTGCGCAAAATTACCGCCCGCGATTGGGCTTTAGCTCTTGTTGTGGCCTTGACGGGCAGTGGTATTCCGGCGTTTTTGTACCCGTTGGCTCAAACACATATAAGTAGTGCTGCGGCAGGTATTTTTAATGCGCTAACGCCTTTGTTTACCTACGTAGTAGGTTTGTTGGCTTTTGGTGTTCTGTTTTATTCAAATAAATTAATAGGGGTTTTATTGGGTTTTGCCGGTGCTGCCGGATTAATGGCGTTTGGGCAGGGGCTAACACCTGCCACCGATAACCGGTACGGAATTTTTGCCATTTTAGCCACTGTTTGTTATGCAATTAGTGCCAACACTATTAATCGTTATTGTAGCCATATACCTGCCCCAAGGCTAACTGCAATGGCTTTTGCTAGTTTAGTGCCTGTTTCGGGGGGGTATTTATTGGGATTTTCTAATGTAGCACATCGCATTATGTACGAGCCTGCCGCAAGTACTTCGGCGTTTTATCTTTTGCTATTAGCTTTGTTTGGCACTGCCTTGGGCAGTATATTTTATTTTAAACTAAACCAAGAAACAACACCCTTGTTTGCCTCAACTACAACTTATATTATGCCCATTACTTCAACTTTGTGGGGCTGGAGCGATGGTGAGCCTATTGACTGGGCGTATCTTCCTTGTTGTTTGCTTATATTGTTAGGAGTTTATTTGGCTGCAAAAAAATAA
- a CDS encoding molybdopterin molybdotransferase MoeA, with amino-acid sequence MISVVEAASLITQYCLPLPKITTTLANAFGCYLAEPVLSPTNSPPFDQSAMDGFALAYSHTAIDQPVPLQDEAPAGLTQPQTLEKGKTIRIFTGAPVPQNADTVIIREDVLENDNSITIKPEKYQHGINIRKKGSQIEAGAIAAPVHTALNAGTIGFLASLGVNEVVVHAKPVIGIVVTGQELVQANKQATLQYGQVFESNSITLQAALKQHHFEAAEANTAPDDLDALKQLFAQTLAKTDVMLVTGGVSAGNYDYVPQALQAIGVTIVFHKIAQKPGKPILFGVFGNKLVFGLPGNPASVLTCFYQYVLPALQTLMGSKQAFGQTISVPLLHNFYKKGSLTCFFKGQLKENGVTLLDDQESYKLKPFVTANCLVILPAAKNQFDAGDLVNITLIN; translated from the coding sequence ATGATATCTGTTGTAGAAGCCGCCTCGCTAATAACCCAGTATTGCCTGCCCTTACCCAAAATTACCACAACTCTTGCAAATGCCTTTGGCTGTTATTTGGCCGAGCCGGTGCTGTCGCCCACCAACTCGCCCCCTTTTGACCAGTCGGCAATGGATGGCTTTGCTTTGGCCTACAGCCATACCGCCATTGACCAACCTGTACCACTGCAAGACGAAGCACCCGCCGGCCTTACCCAGCCACAAACCCTCGAAAAAGGCAAAACCATCCGGATATTTACCGGCGCACCTGTGCCTCAAAATGCCGATACAGTTATTATACGAGAAGATGTATTGGAAAATGATAATTCCATAACAATAAAACCCGAAAAATACCAGCATGGAATAAATATCCGGAAAAAAGGCTCTCAAATTGAAGCGGGTGCCATTGCCGCTCCTGTTCATACAGCTTTAAATGCCGGCACTATTGGCTTTTTGGCTTCCTTGGGGGTTAATGAGGTGGTTGTTCATGCTAAACCCGTTATAGGTATAGTTGTAACAGGGCAAGAATTAGTACAGGCCAACAAACAAGCGACATTGCAATACGGGCAAGTTTTTGAAAGCAATAGTATTACCTTGCAAGCTGCACTTAAACAGCATCATTTTGAGGCCGCCGAAGCAAACACCGCTCCCGATGATTTGGATGCATTAAAACAATTATTTGCCCAAACTTTGGCTAAAACTGACGTAATGCTTGTTACAGGGGGGGTGTCGGCGGGTAATTACGACTATGTTCCTCAAGCACTGCAAGCTATTGGTGTAACCATTGTTTTTCATAAGATTGCGCAAAAACCCGGAAAACCTATATTGTTCGGTGTTTTTGGCAATAAATTAGTGTTTGGATTGCCCGGAAATCCGGCCTCGGTGCTAACCTGTTTTTACCAATATGTTTTGCCCGCTTTGCAAACATTAATGGGCAGCAAACAAGCATTTGGTCAAACAATAAGTGTTCCCTTGTTACACAATTTTTACAAAAAAGGCTCACTCACCTGTTTTTTTAAAGGTCAGCTAAAAGAAAATGGCGTAACATTGCTCGACGACCAGGAGTCGTATAAACTAAAGCCGTTTGTAACAGCAAATTGTTTGGTTATACTGCCCGCCGCAAAAAATCAATTTGATGCCGGAGACTTGGTGAACATTACCCTAATTAACTAA
- a CDS encoding SPOR domain-containing protein, with protein sequence MIEVFKGLVATVVVGVIAFILVLLLNRNPDFLTGILKKQPKPPTETPANPPVEAPPATDPTTQTNTQPTQHLPTENTNPTDSHTPPPTTENTPSNTNTTDTQPYTPATDDTPPRKGDGDFLIQLSVLDGAVQGKANLQQKLAKFGELQEDFTDAGQRRLLIGDYQTKEEAEAAAKKIRKLGFPKAFAIEKSGLSPATMSQKNTVSRAGNYYIKLGSFTNPPLEKFTAFADIGKITTQKNTDGSTLVFLGKFTDRQKANEALYKVKKQGLKDAFIMPESEKQRAANWLVVKNDCAPVIAGLTYMVQVEAKKQLALNNYVGLKNIGSVYATWCENDQLNKILLGPFANKTEADKAAKQVKNKGFKQAFVRQISAGNGTKSLDACY encoded by the coding sequence ATGATTGAAGTATTTAAAGGATTGGTAGCCACCGTAGTTGTTGGTGTTATTGCTTTTATTTTGGTGTTACTGCTTAACCGCAATCCGGATTTTTTAACTGGAATATTAAAAAAACAGCCTAAACCGCCCACAGAAACGCCTGCTAATCCACCCGTAGAGGCTCCACCTGCTACAGACCCTACCACCCAAACAAATACACAGCCTACGCAGCATTTGCCAACTGAAAATACTAATCCAACCGATAGCCATACGCCACCACCCACCACCGAGAATACGCCTTCCAATACTAATACTACCGATACGCAACCTTATACCCCTGCCACCGATGATACACCACCGCGCAAAGGCGATGGCGATTTTTTAATACAGTTAAGCGTTTTAGACGGTGCAGTGCAGGGAAAAGCCAATTTGCAGCAAAAATTAGCCAAATTTGGCGAACTACAAGAAGATTTTACCGATGCTGGCCAGCGCCGGCTGCTTATTGGCGACTATCAAACAAAGGAGGAGGCAGAGGCAGCAGCTAAAAAAATCCGGAAATTGGGCTTTCCCAAGGCGTTTGCCATTGAAAAGTCCGGATTATCGCCAGCAACAATGTCGCAAAAAAATACTGTTTCGAGGGCAGGTAATTATTATATAAAATTAGGGTCATTTACCAATCCACCCTTAGAGAAGTTTACTGCTTTTGCTGATATTGGAAAAATTACTACCCAAAAAAATACCGATGGCAGTACTTTGGTATTTTTGGGTAAGTTTACTGACCGGCAAAAAGCAAATGAAGCACTTTACAAAGTAAAAAAACAAGGCTTGAAAGATGCGTTTATTATGCCCGAAAGCGAAAAACAGCGCGCCGCTAACTGGTTGGTGGTAAAAAACGACTGTGCGCCGGTTATTGCCGGATTAACCTATATGGTGCAGGTTGAGGCAAAAAAACAATTAGCATTAAATAATTATGTTGGCTTAAAAAATATTGGCTCGGTTTACGCTACCTGGTGCGAAAACGATCAATTAAATAAAATATTATTAGGCCCTTTTGCCAATAAAACCGAGGCCGATAAAGCCGCAAAGCAAGTAAAAAACAAAGGATTTAAGCAGGCATTTGTACGCCAGATTTCGGCGGGTAACGGCACCAAAAGCCTTGATGCTTGTTATTAA
- the serS gene encoding serine--tRNA ligase: MLEIALLRANPNFVRQRLTVKNFADLHFVDQIIEIDAQRRNLQKQVDEILYQNKTLADQIGALYKTGKRSEADELKKQVAELKIQAALLEEQMQVAETKQNELMVLLPNLPHASVPQGKTPDDNKIVKQWGNVPDFNNNEATPHWELCEKYNLMSLELGVKLTGAGFPVYLGKGAKLQRALIAFFLDQAIAAGFNEVIPPLMVNQNSAYGTGQLPDKEGQMYHATLDDLYLIPTAEVPITNIYRNEVVKQADLPIKMVGYTPCFRREAGSYGAHVRGLNRVHQFDKIEIVQIAHPEKSYEILNEMVQHVEGLLQKLQLPYRILQLCSGDMSFASALTYDFETYSAAQQRWLEVSSVSNFETFQSNRMQTRFKDAKSGKNILVHTLNGSALALARIVATLLENNQTPNGIIIPEVLRSYTGFDIIN, encoded by the coding sequence ATGCTCGAAATTGCCCTGTTGCGTGCAAACCCCAACTTTGTGCGCCAACGCCTTACCGTAAAAAACTTTGCCGACCTGCATTTTGTCGATCAAATTATAGAAATTGATGCCCAACGCCGCAACCTGCAAAAACAAGTAGATGAAATTTTATATCAAAATAAAACCTTAGCCGACCAAATTGGTGCGCTATACAAAACAGGCAAACGCAGCGAGGCCGACGAACTAAAAAAACAAGTTGCCGAACTAAAAATCCAAGCTGCCCTTTTAGAAGAACAAATGCAAGTAGCCGAAACCAAACAAAATGAGTTAATGGTTTTGCTGCCAAACCTTCCTCATGCTTCGGTACCACAAGGCAAAACCCCAGATGACAACAAAATTGTCAAACAATGGGGTAATGTGCCCGATTTTAACAACAATGAAGCTACGCCCCACTGGGAACTTTGCGAAAAATACAATTTAATGAGCCTTGAATTGGGCGTTAAACTTACCGGAGCTGGTTTTCCGGTGTATTTGGGTAAAGGTGCTAAACTACAGCGCGCCCTTATCGCCTTTTTTTTAGACCAAGCTATCGCCGCAGGCTTTAACGAGGTAATTCCGCCCCTGATGGTAAACCAAAACAGCGCCTACGGCACGGGGCAACTACCCGACAAAGAAGGGCAAATGTACCACGCCACCTTAGACGACCTCTACCTGATACCAACCGCCGAAGTACCAATTACCAATATTTATCGCAACGAAGTTGTAAAACAAGCCGATTTGCCTATTAAAATGGTCGGTTATACGCCCTGTTTCAGGCGGGAGGCCGGCTCGTATGGCGCGCACGTGCGAGGCTTAAACCGCGTACACCAATTCGATAAAATTGAAATAGTACAAATAGCACATCCCGAAAAATCCTACGAAATATTAAACGAAATGGTGCAACACGTAGAGGGTTTACTGCAAAAACTGCAATTACCCTACCGGATACTGCAATTATGCAGCGGCGATATGTCGTTTGCTTCGGCACTCACTTACGATTTTGAAACTTACTCGGCAGCCCAGCAACGTTGGCTCGAGGTTAGTTCGGTGTCAAACTTCGAAACTTTTCAGAGCAACCGGATGCAAACCCGCTTTAAAGATGCCAAATCCGGAAAAAATATATTGGTGCACACTTTAAACGGCAGCGCCCTTGCCCTGGCACGTATAGTAGCTACCTTGCTCGAAAATAATCAAACGCCAAACGGAATAATTATACCCGAAGTTTTGCGCTCCTATACAGGCTTCGATATAATAAATTAA
- a CDS encoding TonB family protein, producing MQVTKNQEFTNLPPASNANTNKTVQASPIDKEEKAAANSAETKEATNPQKVWEENEVLQKPEFLNGGRLAMLRWITKNMRYPAIAKENGVEGTVILKFTVEEDGSIANVQTIKGVDYPKIEINSGDKTQYNENPAKGSLEEEAIRLVQTMP from the coding sequence ATGCAAGTTACAAAAAATCAGGAATTTACCAACCTTCCCCCTGCATCAAACGCCAACACCAATAAAACCGTCCAAGCTTCACCAATAGATAAGGAGGAAAAAGCTGCTGCAAATTCCGCAGAAACTAAGGAGGCAACTAACCCCCAAAAAGTATGGGAAGAAAATGAAGTGCTGCAAAAGCCCGAATTTTTAAATGGCGGTAGGCTTGCCATGCTTAGGTGGATAACGAAAAACATGCGTTACCCCGCCATAGCCAAAGAAAATGGCGTTGAAGGAACAGTAATATTAAAATTTACAGTAGAGGAAGATGGTTCAATAGCTAATGTTCAAACCATAAAAGGGGTTGACTACCCTAAAATAGAAATTAACTCAGGCGATAAAACCCAATACAACGAGAATCCGGCAAAGGGCTCTTTAGAAGAGGAGGCAATAAGATTGGTTCAAACCATGCCTTAA
- a CDS encoding dioxygenase, which produces MNRKEFFQKTILGLTAMSTLSSLKTFTDTLPLQSKRMPVLFTSHGNPMDIPMTKEQRPFWNELFKLGTTLQKDFEVKAALVVSAHWCTKGTFVNISSEQKQIYDYYGFPEEYYKVYYKAKGAPDIAHEVKKIVPSITETSDWGLDHGAWPMLMHLFPNGNIPVFQMSIDYYAKPEYHYELGKQLKSLRNKGVLIIGSGSLIHNLRLAGQKMRQNDRTPYGWEMEYDAWLKKQIDERNFANIINYENSHKLGMLAAPTPDHYVPVLYSLGMTDSTDDIRYFYEAPPSLPAFSERSFIIQ; this is translated from the coding sequence ATGAACAGAAAAGAATTTTTTCAAAAAACAATTTTAGGATTAACAGCCATGAGCACATTAAGTAGTTTAAAAACATTTACCGATACCCTTCCTTTACAAAGTAAAAGAATGCCGGTATTGTTTACCTCGCATGGAAACCCAATGGATATTCCAATGACAAAAGAGCAGCGACCGTTTTGGAACGAGTTGTTTAAACTTGGAACTACCTTACAAAAAGACTTCGAGGTAAAAGCAGCATTGGTAGTATCGGCACATTGGTGTACCAAAGGAACCTTTGTAAATATTTCATCAGAACAAAAACAGATATATGACTATTACGGTTTTCCGGAGGAGTATTACAAAGTATATTATAAGGCCAAAGGAGCGCCGGATATAGCGCATGAAGTTAAAAAAATTGTTCCCTCGATTACAGAAACCTCTGATTGGGGTTTAGACCACGGAGCCTGGCCAATGCTTATGCACTTGTTTCCGAATGGTAATATTCCGGTTTTTCAGATGAGCATTGATTATTATGCAAAGCCCGAATACCATTACGAGTTAGGAAAGCAGCTAAAATCATTACGAAACAAAGGCGTGTTAATTATAGGCAGTGGTTCTCTTATTCATAATCTTAGGCTTGCCGGACAAAAAATGAGGCAGAATGATAGGACACCCTATGGTTGGGAAATGGAATATGATGCCTGGCTAAAAAAACAAATTGATGAAAGAAATTTTGCCAATATTATAAACTACGAAAACAGCCATAAGCTTGGCATGTTGGCAGCACCAACACCAGACCATTATGTGCCTGTTCTGTATAGCTTAGGAATGACTGACAGCACTGATGATATTCGTTACTTTTACGAAGCGCCCCCCTCGTTACCTGCTTTTAGCGAGCGGAGTTTTATTATTCAGTAA
- a CDS encoding DUF1801 domain-containing protein, which produces MNKEVTEYIHNAPNEQKEIMEIVRNLIHQTVSNVTEEFKWSRPIFKTAKDFAYLQSNKNHVNLGFYSGFEKLNDPNNLLEGTGKTMRHIKLKKTADINTKLLEEWFTILVKE; this is translated from the coding sequence ATGAACAAAGAAGTAACAGAATACATACACAATGCTCCAAATGAACAAAAGGAAATTATGGAAATAGTACGGAACTTAATTCATCAAACCGTGTCGAATGTAACGGAAGAGTTCAAATGGAGCAGACCAATTTTTAAAACGGCTAAAGACTTTGCTTATCTGCAATCAAATAAAAACCACGTCAATCTTGGGTTCTATAGTGGTTTTGAAAAACTGAACGACCCTAATAATTTGTTAGAGGGAACAGGAAAAACAATGCGACACATAAAACTGAAAAAGACTGCTGACATTAACACCAAACTTTTAGAAGAATGGTTCACTATTTTGGTTAAAGAATAA
- a CDS encoding T9SS type A sorting domain-containing protein, which yields MYINFSLPLSCATGTQYLNLYVANLDGTTLGFATFPDELSTEPNLDKIIIRYEAFGTEGTAGAGIFTANAGGRTGTHEVGHWLNLRHIWADTLCGDDFVADTEPAEDANYGCPPFPHRANNQCGSGSDGEMYMNYMDYVDDNCMHMFTAGQADRMDAVLNGPRSGLLTSLGCEVPSAIQDISFSNAISVFPNPNNASFSLSIDLKGSSFATAYIVDMLGVTVKELGSYGRGNSTIDISDLSSGAYFLKVNSGNKSATKKIFVTK from the coding sequence TTGTATATTAATTTTTCACTACCTTTGAGTTGTGCAACAGGCACACAGTATTTGAATTTATATGTTGCGAACCTTGACGGAACAACATTGGGCTTTGCTACATTTCCTGACGAGTTATCTACCGAGCCAAACTTAGACAAAATAATTATTCGTTATGAAGCGTTTGGCACTGAAGGAACTGCGGGAGCCGGGATATTTACAGCAAATGCCGGTGGTAGAACAGGCACACACGAAGTAGGGCACTGGCTAAATTTACGACACATTTGGGCAGACACATTATGCGGTGATGATTTTGTTGCGGACACCGAACCCGCAGAAGATGCAAATTATGGTTGCCCTCCATTTCCACACAGAGCGAATAATCAATGCGGTTCTGGTTCAGATGGTGAAATGTATATGAACTACATGGATTACGTTGATGATAATTGTATGCACATGTTTACCGCTGGACAAGCAGACAGAATGGACGCGGTTTTAAATGGACCGCGTTCGGGATTGCTAACCTCTTTAGGATGTGAAGTACCAAGCGCCATACAAGATATTAGTTTCTCAAACGCAATTTCGGTATTCCCAAATCCTAACAATGCTAGTTTCTCTTTAAGCATTGACCTCAAAGGATCATCTTTCGCAACTGCCTACATCGTTGATATGTTAGGGGTGACTGTAAAGGAACTTGGTAGTTATGGTAGGGGTAATTCAACGATAGACATTAGCGACTTATCAAGCGGCGCATACTTTTTGAAAGTGAATAGCGGAAATAAAAGCGCAACTAAAAAAATATTTGTAACCAAATAA
- a CDS encoding GNAT family N-acetyltransferase codes for MTEIKIDRITLDDIDQLQKIGRQTFYETFSTGNTEENMTKYLSEGFSIDKLTNELNDNNAEFYFATLDENVIGYLKLNFGQSQTELQDDKGLEIERIYVLKDFHGKSVGQLLYDKAIEVAKQRNSDFVWLGVWEENPRAINFYKKNGFVEFDKHIFKLGNDEQTDIMMKLKLKS; via the coding sequence ATGACAGAAATAAAAATTGACAGAATAACACTTGACGACATTGACCAATTACAAAAAATTGGTAGACAAACTTTTTATGAAACTTTTTCGACAGGAAATACTGAAGAAAATATGACGAAATATTTAAGCGAAGGATTTTCTATTGATAAATTGACTAATGAACTTAACGACAATAACGCAGAGTTTTATTTTGCGACTCTTGACGAAAATGTAATTGGTTATCTGAAACTTAACTTTGGGCAATCTCAAACTGAACTTCAAGACGACAAAGGACTTGAAATTGAACGAATTTATGTTTTGAAAGACTTTCACGGAAAAAGTGTTGGACAACTTCTGTATGACAAAGCAATTGAAGTCGCCAAGCAGAGAAATTCTGACTTTGTATGGTTAGGCGTTTGGGAAGAAAATCCGAGAGCGATTAACTTTTACAAGAAAAACGGTTTTGTAGAGTTTGACAAACATATTTTCAAACTTGGCAATGACGAACAGACGGACATAATGATGAAACTTAAATTAAAAAGCTAA
- a CDS encoding IS5 family transposase has protein sequence MKTYPSSLTDSQWSAILGILDDKRKRKHSLREIFNALFYLLKTGCQWRMLPFHFPSWKLVYYYFTKWKKDGTIELIHEILRDKTRKQAGRASSPSVGIIDSQSVKTTSVGGLCRGIDGGKKVKGRKRHIIVDTMGLLLAVVVHAANEHDSKSAPMVIADLRGRFCRLVKIVADGGYRGELIENTRKTFGWVVEVVSRSNTASKFEVLPKKWIVERTFAWLESYRRLSKDFEFQTETSQTMIQLAMIKLMLNRIRK, from the coding sequence ATGAAAACCTACCCAAGCAGTCTCACCGATAGTCAATGGAGTGCAATATTAGGCATTTTAGACGACAAACGGAAACGAAAACACAGTTTAAGAGAAATTTTTAATGCGCTGTTCTATTTGCTTAAAACTGGCTGTCAATGGCGCATGCTGCCGTTCCATTTTCCGTCATGGAAGCTTGTTTACTACTATTTTACCAAGTGGAAGAAGGATGGGACGATAGAACTCATCCATGAAATACTCAGGGATAAGACTCGAAAGCAAGCAGGCAGGGCTTCATCGCCAAGTGTTGGTATAATTGATAGCCAGAGCGTAAAGACAACAAGCGTCGGAGGCTTGTGCAGAGGGATTGACGGGGGGAAAAAAGTTAAAGGCAGAAAGCGGCATATTATTGTAGATACAATGGGACTACTTTTAGCGGTTGTGGTTCATGCGGCAAATGAGCATGACAGTAAATCAGCCCCAATGGTTATAGCTGACCTCAGAGGCAGGTTTTGCAGATTGGTAAAGATAGTAGCTGATGGCGGGTATAGAGGCGAGTTAATTGAAAATACCCGCAAAACGTTTGGGTGGGTGGTTGAGGTTGTAAGTAGATCGAATACAGCCTCGAAATTCGAAGTATTGCCAAAAAAGTGGATTGTTGAAAGAACTTTTGCATGGCTCGAAAGCTATCGAAGATTGAGTAAAGACTTTGAGTTCCAAACCGAAACGAGCCAGACAATGATCCAACTTGCCATGATAAAATTGATGCTTAATAGAATTAGAAAATAA